The Humulus lupulus chromosome 4, drHumLupu1.1, whole genome shotgun sequence genome has a window encoding:
- the LOC133830744 gene encoding uncharacterized protein LOC133830744 has protein sequence MPPKRIPPLEIPMEDHYVGRMTYRGSGRLTKLKKRFEEHGLLGRVNESVFGPFFTAPPFSFSGALVHTLLLRKVKSPRGDEVHFLMGPNLCKFGVHEFAIITGLSCSCPPLAVDIEPHITSSRLVDTYLNVEPEKDIRFSILERAFSMCDVPDDLYKLGLVYFVEGILLGAENDNAIWRDSLSMVEDLDYFEKYPWGSLSFDTTVKQFNRDMKAIGGTIPGKKAKKIIEAESSKGFKVEAKYTCKGYPPALQYWAYETILDLQKEHAKPCGFKFPRMLQWESIGQPKHLHLKDVLARRHLSCISILRPRPNERDFFDAVYQRTEGDAPRYAMLQNMIQPAPEDGRPYDPEAEAVAVAEIAVEAGIFVEDAPTESAPDTSTEPTSAPAPAPGAYEEVLGEIARLSGAVDDVKATLGIVLKNQEVILEKLATLGSIPTLAPTPAHTHAPTPTDDVEYDILPSCYEPSVGEATHSQPVQTVLGKRTRQRPVRYEDYTPAAKKPKFKEPVTILPLKVLDQEMLTTFNRWVLGEIDNSRPRKLECCDGTPVWFLKLKVAKEWLAETHLDAANYLIRRRLFE, from the exons ATGCCACCCAAACGTATCCCACCACTTGAGATCCCTATGGAGGATCATTATGTCGGTCGTATGACCTATAGGGGTTCCGGGAGGttaacaaaattgaagaaaagatTTGAGGAGCATGGATTGTTGGGGAGGGTGAATGAGTCTGTTTTTGGACCATTCTTCACAGCCCCTCCCTTTTCGTTCTCTGGGGCATTGGTTCACACACTACTTTTGCGAAAGGTCAAGTCTCCGCGTGGCGATGAGGTGCACTTCTTGATGGGCCCAAACTTATGTAAGTTTGGGGTGCACGAGTTCGCCATTATCACCGGCCTGAGCTGCTCCTGTCCACCACTTGCCGTTGACATTGAACCTCACATTACTTCCTCCCGCCTAGTTGATACATATTTAAATGTGGAACCCGAAAAAGACATTCGGTTCAGTATCTTGGAACGAGCTTTTAGTATGTGCGATGTACCTGATGATTTGTACAAGCTCGGTTTGGTTTACTTTGTGGAGGGGATACTATTGGGCGCTGAGAACGACAATGCTATTTGGCGAGATTCATTGTCGATGGTCGAGGATTTAGATTATTTTGAGAAGTATCCATGGGGATCCCTTTCATTCGATACAACTGTGAAACAATTCAATAGAGATATGAAAGCGATTGGTGGTACAATACCAGGTAAGAAGGCGAAGAAGATCATTGAGGCGGAGTCTTCTAAGGGTTTTAAGGTGGAGGCAAAGTACACTTGCAAGGGGTATCCACCAGCCTTGCAATATTGGGCGTACGAGACGATTCTTGATTTACAGAAGGAACACGCCAAGCCCTGTGGATTCAAGTTCCCTAGGATGCTACAGTGGGAGAGCATAGGCCAGCCGAAGCATTTGCATTTGAAGGATGTACTTGCGAGGAGACAT TtgtcatgcatttctatcctaaggCCTCGACCAAATGAGCGAGACTTCTTTGATGCCGTATATCAGAGGACAGAGGGGGATGCTCCTAGGTATGCGATGCTGCAGAATATGATCCAGCCTGCACCAGAGGATGGAAGACCTTACGATCCTGAGGCAGAGGCTGTTGCGGTGGCTGAGATAGCCGTTGAGGCTGGCATATTTGTGGAGGATGCCCCGACAGAGTCTGCTCCAGATACTAGTACAGAACCTActtctgctcctgctcctgctcctggggCTTATGAGGAGGTGTTGGGTGAGATAGCCAGACTATCAGGTGCAGTGGACGATGTTAAGGCCACTCTAGGTATCGTCCTTAAAAATCAAGAAGTCATATTAGAGAAGCTGGCAACACTAGGTAGTATACCTACTCTTGCACCTACTCCTGCACATACTCATGCACCCACTCCAACAGATGATGTAGAGTACGACATTCTCCCCTCATGTTACGAGCCTTCTGTTGGAGAAGCCACACATTCTCAGCCAGTGCAGACGGTCTTAG GCAAGCGTACTAGACAGAGACCAGTAAGGTACGAGGACTATACTCCAGCAGCCAAGAAACCAAAGTTCAAGGAACCAGTTACGATCCTTCCTTTAAAGGTGTTGGATCAAGAAATGTTGACAACTTTTAACCGATGGGTACTCGGTGAGATTGATAACAGCAGACCGAGGAAGTTGGAATGTTGTGATGGGACCCCTGTTTGGTTCTTGAAGTTGAAGGTGGCAAAAGAATGGTTGGCAGAAACT CATCTCGACGCTGCGAATTATCTTATACGGAGACGTCTTTTTGAGTAG